A stretch of the Rhizomicrobium sp. genome encodes the following:
- a CDS encoding serine hydrolase domain-containing protein, with product MSEMFAESIDEMLSAVFRKFEIPAAFAVAVKDDDVFIKTHGPKRLGEPAPVGPGTAFSIGSCSKAFCGAAAAALVDDGLVRWDEPVIDTLPEFALDDPWITRHTTLRDLLGMRVGLKRDGACEFPFNPTRSLADYLPMMGRLDRVAGFREKTSYMNGAYAAAALLLSRKSGLPYSDLVQKRIFAPAGMAHAVSRTGFLGQHPDPFTPHVRLHDELLPLPAPLCVGWEGSSAIYLSADDAARWLKLQIEGGAVGGRPVISQAAMSETRAPQSIDTPDPNTGEQFSLYAMGWRPFDYGGRRVYRHTGSELGATTMVAFCPEERLGLACVVNLYSPASIAAVYLMLDAFLGAPPKDWIDIMHKSFVERVANAIADVKERFPEGAVPGASPDGVQGHYHSPIYGSAAIYRSDRGLAFEMEDRAMLTADLLPVGEDVFDLKHHDVGMEQELLGAYMRLRFLRSAGRVDALDHALFGRFDRTSAP from the coding sequence ATGAGCGAAATGTTCGCAGAATCGATCGATGAAATGCTCTCGGCGGTATTCCGCAAGTTCGAGATTCCCGCCGCCTTTGCCGTCGCCGTCAAGGACGACGACGTCTTCATCAAGACGCATGGGCCGAAACGGCTCGGCGAACCCGCACCGGTCGGTCCGGGCACGGCCTTTTCGATCGGTTCCTGTTCCAAGGCATTTTGCGGCGCGGCGGCAGCGGCGTTGGTCGACGACGGCCTTGTCCGCTGGGACGAACCCGTCATCGACACCTTGCCGGAATTCGCGCTCGACGATCCCTGGATCACGCGTCACACGACGCTTCGCGACCTGCTGGGAATGCGCGTAGGCCTCAAGCGCGATGGCGCCTGCGAGTTTCCGTTCAACCCGACCCGTTCCTTGGCGGACTACCTCCCAATGATGGGCCGATTGGATCGCGTCGCCGGTTTCCGCGAAAAGACGTCGTACATGAATGGCGCTTATGCCGCTGCGGCTTTGCTTCTGTCGCGCAAGTCCGGCCTTCCCTACTCGGATCTGGTGCAAAAAAGGATTTTCGCACCGGCCGGCATGGCGCATGCCGTCTCGCGCACCGGCTTTCTGGGGCAGCACCCGGATCCCTTCACGCCGCACGTACGGCTGCACGACGAGCTTCTTCCCCTGCCCGCACCGCTCTGCGTCGGCTGGGAAGGATCGAGCGCGATCTATCTGTCGGCCGACGACGCGGCGCGCTGGCTCAAGCTGCAGATCGAGGGCGGCGCGGTGGGGGGCCGGCCGGTGATATCGCAGGCGGCGATGTCCGAGACGCGCGCGCCGCAATCCATCGATACGCCCGATCCGAACACCGGCGAGCAATTCTCGCTGTATGCGATGGGCTGGAGACCGTTCGATTACGGCGGCCGGCGCGTCTACCGGCACACCGGAAGCGAACTCGGCGCGACCACCATGGTGGCGTTCTGTCCCGAGGAGCGGCTTGGCCTCGCCTGCGTCGTCAACCTCTACAGCCCGGCATCGATTGCGGCCGTCTATCTGATGCTGGACGCCTTTCTCGGCGCGCCGCCCAAGGACTGGATCGACATCATGCACAAGAGCTTCGTCGAGCGCGTCGCGAACGCGATCGCCGACGTCAAGGAACGGTTTCCCGAAGGTGCGGTGCCCGGAGCGTCGCCGGACGGCGTGCAAGGCCATTATCACAGCCCGATCTATGGTAGCGCCGCAATCTATCGCAGCGATCGCGGCTTGGCGTTCGAAATGGAAGACCGCGCGATGCTGACGGCGGATCTGCTCCCCGTCGGCGAGGACGTCTTCGATCTCAAGCACCACGATGTCGGCATGGAGCAGGAGCTGCTCGGAGCCTATATGCGGTTGCGCTTCCTGCGTTCGGCCGGCCGCGTCGACGCGCTGGATCACGCCCTCTTCGGCCGCTTTGACAGGACATCCGCGCCATGA
- a CDS encoding C45 family peptidase, whose product MMTKDLPIVELAASPRNNGRAHGEALRDKIAGILELWRATTTLPGGLSFQDFIERFLAETRFTDQIRHHMPPLMEEIAGIADGANQPPDLVLAFQFGDEARWYLRDRFAEPARGDRCSSLGAVGDASGATVIAQNIDVGAWADGAQAVLRLRDAVTGGETLIFTVAGMIGMNGISGNGIGLCCNTLLQLDPDPAGLPVAAIVRRTLASRDFQEAAEFLRTVPHASGQNYLLAGRHDVINFECSAGGAVPFRLDGRSDRVVHTNHPLISPFTARFADWRKRAPDALDEALETSSLRRLESLKARFAASRGRCSVGDAQAALRARDDPSYPVCREAVPDGWMTIGATVFEIGDEPVMHVAPGAPSQCEFLALAAARSA is encoded by the coding sequence ATGATGACGAAAGATTTGCCGATCGTGGAACTCGCCGCCTCGCCGCGGAACAATGGCCGCGCGCATGGGGAAGCCCTGCGCGACAAGATCGCCGGCATTCTCGAACTGTGGCGCGCGACCACCACGCTTCCCGGCGGACTCTCGTTTCAGGATTTCATCGAACGCTTCCTGGCCGAAACACGTTTTACCGATCAGATACGGCACCACATGCCGCCCTTGATGGAGGAAATCGCCGGTATCGCCGACGGCGCGAACCAGCCCCCCGACCTGGTGCTGGCCTTCCAGTTCGGCGACGAGGCGCGCTGGTACCTGCGCGATCGCTTCGCGGAGCCGGCGCGCGGCGACCGCTGCAGCAGCCTCGGCGCCGTCGGCGACGCAAGCGGTGCGACCGTGATAGCGCAGAACATCGATGTCGGCGCCTGGGCCGACGGCGCGCAAGCCGTTCTTCGGCTGCGCGACGCAGTGACCGGCGGCGAGACGCTCATATTCACGGTCGCGGGCATGATCGGCATGAACGGAATCAGCGGCAACGGCATCGGGCTGTGCTGCAATACCCTGCTGCAGCTCGATCCCGATCCCGCCGGCCTGCCGGTCGCGGCGATCGTCCGCCGCACCTTGGCGAGCAGGGATTTCCAGGAAGCGGCGGAGTTTCTCAGGACCGTTCCGCATGCGTCGGGACAGAACTACCTGCTGGCCGGCCGCCACGACGTGATCAATTTCGAATGCAGCGCCGGCGGCGCGGTGCCGTTCCGGCTGGACGGCCGTTCGGATCGCGTCGTCCATACCAACCATCCGTTGATCAGCCCTTTCACCGCCCGCTTCGCGGACTGGCGCAAGAGAGCGCCCGACGCACTCGACGAGGCATTGGAAACCAGCAGCCTGCGGCGGCTCGAGAGCCTGAAGGCGCGATTCGCCGCGTCGCGGGGGCGATGCTCCGTCGGCGACGCGCAGGCCGCGCTGCGCGCGCGCGACGACCCGTCCTACCCGGTCTGCCGGGAAGCCGTCCCGGACGGCTGGATGACGATCGGCGCGACGGTCTTCGAGATCGGCGACGAGCCCGTCATGCATGTCGCTCCGGGCGCGCCCTCGCAATGCGAATTTCTCGCTCTCGCGGCCGCCCGTTCAGCCTGA